ATCACCAACTAACAGAAGTGCCGATTATGGGAAGGAAGTCGTCAATACTTATCAATCAATTCCAAACACACATACCACTGACACTGCTTCAAATATCTATTATACACCATTGCTATCAGATGTTACAAATGGTACATATTTATTTTTAATCAATTCTTTAAAAACTACATATTTCCATTATGTTTTTGTCTTTGTATACCACATTTTTTTGTTTCACAGCTTCAATCCCCAATAATGATTATACTAGCCCGAAGTTTAATCGACGCATCCGGAAACAATATCTGGATAGCAAAAAACAAGTCATGAATTCTACATCACCAAACATTCCAATTTCAAGTACACAACCATGTCTCACATTTTGTCAAAGTATGGTAGTCTCATTTTTCTAATTACAAAATACTAACTCAAATTATTATTAATAGTTCTCATATATTTGGCAGGTACTTCTTCATCAAATATCCAGTTCAGTTATAACAATTCACCAATTAATAGAACTCTCCCTTATGTGAAGGAAGTTGTTATTCCTTATCAATCAAATCCAAATCAACATACCACTGTTACTTCTTCCAATATCTATTTTACACCTATGCTATCAGATATTACTAATGGTATATAAATGATTAATTTTCCTGTTTTGCATTTAATAAAAAAGTACATATTTCCATTTACTTTTTCTCTTTGTATACAACATTCTATCTTTCACAGCTTCAATCACCAATGATGATTATACTAGCCCAAAGTTTTGTCGGAGCATCAGGAAACAATATCGTGATAGGCAAAAACAAGCAATTAAATCTCCATCAGTAAAGTTTCAAAGATCAAGTACACAAGCATCTATCAAATTACCACAATGTATGTTACttacttattttttttttcaaactctAAATTCAAATTATTATCAGTAGTTAACATATATATATTCACAATTGTTAAATACGAATTCCTTTTTCAGGTACTTGTACGTCAAATAAGAATATTCAATTATCTTCCTTGAACAATTATCGAGAAAAACTCCATCTTGCCGGAGAATTTATAACCAATATATTTTGTGGCATATCAAAAGGTAATATTCCATTTACAAAGCTTTTTAAATTTATcctttttgtaggatcgttttcgagccttaacgagtcgatcagaagaattcctatccaaaacaagaggcggaaactaatgctttggtgcgattacagctggattcactttaaattgttgttgtattgatcacgAATGCGTTTACAagccctgacaacacttcggcagcacttcgtggctaaccggaagacaacacctacAACTATTCTTAAGGTTTCACTTTTACGACCCTATATATAGATGCACatatttcgctcatacggacatgtacgtatgagcgaaacctccacatgccatataagcgaaacctggcTATTGACATAAGAGCGAAACTTAGAAgatgacatatgagcgaaatcatctcTATCATATGTTTCTTGGATTTCGTGTCATATTCTAACCTATACcatactagactcgatacaagacgtagtcgacagacgtagtgcaccaacaaactccccctcggatgttgacggagtcttcagtgtcgagtcttcgattATCAACCTACAGTCTTTATCAATCTTCAATCTTCCACTAaagtatttgtcattgcaagaaacctcaatctctatcttcatcatcaacaaacacctctctctcgaatgttgacatggtgtcttcagactccccctctcaatctgctgggatcgtagtctggaattcttTCATTCACTCTGAGATCTTGATCAGGCTCTCATCTGGTTCAGGATCGACACCTGGCACacatttacctgcacaatctctacccacacATAAGTTTCTTAAAAGATTAAATCTTCAAACGTTTAGAAACTTTTTGCAAGAAATTACATAAATGATTTTACATTCAGGATCTTTCCCTAGCTCTTATCAATCAATTTTAACAACTTGacatactctctcccaaacctgttcttcatgtttagcaatttgaacttcgaaaatcagcttctcagtatcagttgtcgaaaatcttttagtatttttcaaaaaatttatgctaaaacacactaaaatctttttggattttctgaaagaaagtaactgacaccacttgtaaaaacacgaaaatgcagaaatgaaatatttacagacaatatttttgtgagttcgtgcaagaggatcatatcagttgttaagacatatcaccaacaccgttaagcttgatttcattttaagttttaaacaattcacctagattgtcagtatgtttgtccacttaaattttcacacaaagttcaactgtttcgagatacgtaATTAGTGtattaattacttaaacttatccgtgtgtcccactacttgaatatactcccgtatccagatcccaatattcagtcttacaggtgagtataccacagatgatatctgtaaaggggttatgtgcgagggccatgagagctcaggtcgatacttccatatacgcagagagatgacggatTCGACTTTTGGCGTGTCccatttagaggatcttttgattacaacagcagcgactatcaattttattgtttcatcagcttgctgagggctatgctgtgtttcaagcatttgcggaaagcattatccgggaaCTAGGtaagtatttccatacagcagaagtcccgggataataccccagatatcactgagtataaagacctagtatctcagaataagggacctttcaaacaagatttcaagggttacctatatatccaagaagttgttaacccacagaataagcaagtttgaatttaggtttatatctcgtctcagtttactaaatgtacgaaaacctactgacacatccacagtaagattgtttatcacattttgactttacatttctttagcatgtcgtgatagtccactgatgtactatcatttcctcttttatccaacaaaaactcatttttcagttttatcatgtttttggctttttcaaattttctgatgtttttggattttctaaaatttcttactccccctaaaattcaaaaacatctaAAGTAAATTtaacacaaactgtacagaacatgacaactgatatcgaatcgcctcaattctccatccgtttggattaaacaatcagaactccccctcacaacaaactattttcccataatgatttcaaaacacttaagtttgttttaatcagaatggttttttctggaaaataagttttgttgattttaccacttgtaaaactaGGGATAAAATTATCACATTGTTTGCCAATTctatgaatgatagttaactcaagttcaatttaatgaccttgattaaccacttgtaagattaaCCTGAACCACTtgtaacaacaacaatcattcaTACCGCTTGAAGGATTAACAATAAAgtatttcaaacctgtttttcaaccaattaccatctgttggttgaattctcaaggtgccgattcctactcctcgcttacaaacctgggagttccggcaattcctgcaaaacttctcaaacacattatacaaacatgataaatactgatgccgattcatgatccacgattaccaacttgggatctcctgcaagtcaggtttttattctttgaaaaatatatccacccaagcctgaccttccttgggtgtaacaatctcattatcttttctttcaacagacttgtgaacacgtcgtttagaagcataaaaatctttgacacttttggccttaccattgaccattttgccaaaaatgtgtttcacatttccattgaaagtcttttcaacatcaaatttcttattgtcagaataaaattgatttgaaatttctacttttccaactttcttcatagaattttcagcacgcaacggtggaaaattttcatcgttcatagttggaacttttctttcaacctttttctcaacacgtggctcctctgattttgtggaatcagattcatcaccagaattgttacctgaacctttcacaacccatttttgattttttacattttcttttctttttaaagcactatttgaacattctcctttttcaaaagttgaattttcaaatcctgtaaactttcgggttgaaagttcagtcttctcgacaactttttctttcattttaccagagacttcctatTTTGGCTTGAATGTTttcggacaattcctagcaacataaccaacagttttacactgaaaacatgttctcttttcaatcttctccTGAACAACCTTCTTCTTtaactcttcttgcttcttggcaaggaattcctgatttgtctgctttctgaatgattgttctttctcagcctctgacgttttccctgaaacaaatacagtttttggtttataaactttttgatttttatagtttttcggttgattaatcctaaacctttctttttgaaattacgattatggtttggtttcttttggaaactataaccacaattgtaacccattttcttgttaattctttgttgttctcttggagtgtattgtttaggttttccgataagatttaaatcttttatttccgaaatattaatttctgttattttgaaaaccttttgaatcatttcaaatctgacacttcttattggaaaagtatcatcagaatataatttgtcagaatctttcaaagtatatgccactttgaatgattcatcattcaaattagattttgatagcaaaaattgtttgtcataaactcgtttgtcctttttgattgttggctttgacgcatcaaactcagattttgactcgggtttggactccatgtttgactcctcactgtcatctttatctaacacctgttcgaccacactttttatcaattttgactcatgatcagtgtcggatgacgtgtatgtgacatcaatattttctggcaagttatccgatggcccagactcccattgtaagtttattgctttttcgactctttccgaatttggatttcgaggtgaatatccattttcaaccgggggcggacatctattgtaaaccacacttggtttcttaccagaagtcttcactttttcttcatcttttgtcacggatttctTTTCCTCTgaagtctttacttcttcaaaagtcttcaaattctccacaaccggataaatcctgtcaacaacaaaagtagaacatgagtaactttctaataactttttaactttctcagtttctatcttttgtgttgctaacttcaactccagatcagcacacttctttatatgaaaattggcatcatcaagctgtctcaggtacgctatctttagtgtattcattgccacaacttgttcaccgtttgaatcagtatatttgttgatttctctgttcattgtatcatatgattcttttaatctgtttatgttgtgtagcaactcattgttctacttgattaaagaatcacaattcatgcacttttcaggaactttgacaggttctgcatcaactttaacttcaaattcaggaacctctttgactgttctgtttgaacgtaaaaattcagctcttctctttttctcagcttctgcttcagctTTTAacctctcttcttcttcttcctcttcttcgagctttctccgtcttgcttcagcagcttccatgacttttctgcattttTCAGCATATTTCAAATCGTAAGCATTTGCATTGAAAGcgttaacatttgaagtgtttttggacatctctttggccatgaattcttgatctgggcaaaaattgtcccaacaaaaaccttcagccaacttttcatcatcttgttctcccaaacacactttgctgtttgttggaagatatttatcccaggtaaaattatcatattttccctgattaactagacatgctctttttgaaccttcaatcacatctctctcgtgagcagtttgtgcctgatgcggtgcttgtggtgtgatttgatgataaatcgcctttttgtgataatcgttgtttccaaaacgATTCTGGGCTCTAGTAGCTTCAcaatttttgcactccctcttaaaatgccccttttccctgcaacgaaaacatgtaactttagatttatcaaagcctaaagttgaaacatttgcatcacgaaaatcatctcttcccgtaatttgtttaaacttctcagcgcGTTTCAACACGCTAGCCAtccaccattttatgtccattaattccatctccttagcatcaatttgatcgtaatcctctttcgtaagcattggattaccgatctttctgGCCACAAAAATACTATAGGATTCTAAAatcattcctaacaaagacatttgatttttagcaacctctttagtgtaatcttgatcattttcaagacttagaacaatattgcactgaagttttcttccattctttgttactgaaatgtttggatcgaatgatgaaaatcttgtgctacttgatccctgggatgatttctttcagaagaatctttcacactgaaagcagtttcaattttcggagaatgatttgtcgttccagtaacaccactcttgtagtacaagctgatgtcttgttctccatcgtaattcttcatcctggcaatcttcctttactccatctcttgagcttccaggtgtttgatgaaatctcccagtgtcatatttttgtaatcttttctgttggatctcagcatcgtcagaaatgttccccatgtttcatgtggtagcgcatctgcaagtttttcaatcaattcataaGTATCTTTTTTAATTctaagttttgtcatatttctcaccaagttacaatatctatcaattatttgcttggtgttttcagattttaatccccgaaacagatcaaactctttcttcatgagagacattttgtttttgagcatatcatcacttccaacaaattttgcttccaattctgtctagattgaataagcagttccatcatgttgaagcagtatcaagatatcttcttttattgcttgctgaagcagactcaccatcaatttttcatctcgatatttctttttatcttcagtactcatttctctGATTGTTTGCTGTACACCATTTGttgtgggtttaacatatggttcctcagtgtgttcccacgcatccaaatgataagcttcaacccaattcccaaaccgttcagaccacgcattataatcgtcaatatccatgagtttaggtggtttctgagacgtccCGGTTTCATTCTCAAGCAAAGCATTCTGAGTGATTGTGATTGGGCTAGCAAATGCGTTAtagaattcgttgtccattgtttaaagttcacaagttcacaaatttccaagcTTAGGCAAATTGTTTCTTTGAGCGAAACCTTGATTGGTTCAGAAAAGCGAAACCCTGAtttgtcactatgagcgaaaaCACTGAAGTGCCTTAAGAGCGAAACCCCTAAGTTGTCAAAAGAGCGAAACCTCAAGTGTTCCTTGGAGCGAAACCACTGAATGTAACAATGAGCGGAACCTCGAAATGTCACAATGAGCGAAACTGCTGAGTGTCACAATGAGCAGAATCTTGAATTACtggttcacaagagcgaaatcaagTTTCCTATGAGTGAAATCAAATGATCAGATGAGCGAAACCTGCTGATGACATCACTTATTGCACGAGTCCGTAAAAGCGAAACCTCTAAAATCCTAAGTTCTAGATCGATTTTAgatttgaaactttcaagggtttattaatgcatgattccgagtgctgtctgtgaaattgagctggttttaccgtga
This genomic stretch from Helianthus annuus cultivar XRQ/B chromosome 8, HanXRQr2.0-SUNRISE, whole genome shotgun sequence harbors:
- the LOC118481272 gene encoding uncharacterized protein LOC118481272 isoform X2, which gives rise to MKVFYIYLDFQMRSPLSNITNDCEERIVMRKEEIDKRNSHNKSKGLKNIPLTSNQSPTNRSADYGKEVVNTYQSIPNTHTTDTASNIYYTPLLSDVTNASIPNNDYTSPKFNRRIRKQYLDSKKQVMNSTSPNIPISSTQPCLTFCQSTSSSNIQFSYNNSPINRTLPYVKEVVIPYQSNPNQHTTVTSSNIYFTPMLSDITNASITNDDYTSPKFCRSIRKQYRDRQKQAIKSPSVKFQRSSTQASIKLPQCTCTSNKNIQLSSLNNYREKLHLAGEFITNIFCGISKGKLKKTPHQVPEIWILKLLKN
- the LOC118481272 gene encoding uncharacterized protein LOC118481272 isoform X1, producing the protein MKVFYIYLDFQMRSPLSNITNDCEERIVMRKEEIDKRNSHNKSKGLKNIPLTSNQSPTNRSADYGKEVVNTYQSIPNTHTTDTASNIYYTPLLSDVTNASIPNNDYTSPKFNRRIRKQYLDSKKQVMNSTSPNIPISSTQPCLTFCQSTSSSNIQFSYNNSPINRTLPYVKEVVIPYQSNPNQHTTVTSSNIYFTPMLSDITNASITNDDYTSPKFCRSIRKQYRDRQKQAIKSPSVKFQRSSTQASIKLPQCTCTSNKNIQLSSLNNYREKLHLAGEFITNIFCGISKGNIPFTKLFKFILFVGSFSSLNESIRRIPIQNKRRKLMLWCDYSWIHFKLLLY